From the genome of Nicotiana tabacum cultivar K326 chromosome 17, ASM71507v2, whole genome shotgun sequence:
AAGCAGTAGCAAATCTTGTCTTTGCAGGTTTCACCAAGCTTCTTTGTTTAGTGAATCTCTTCATCATATTCAATAGCAAAGGCCTTTGAACAATATAAGAATGCACTCTAATTGTCTGATTAAAGATTGAACTGAAGGGTCTTTCCTTGAATATGCGGGTACCCAACAGACATCAAATCACCAGCTTTAACATTTTCACTGGCGTTGTCCGTGACAACTTGAACAACATTTTATGCTCCAATAGAGTCTATTGTACTCTTAAACAAGGAGTACATTTTGGTTGAATCAGTCAAAGAGTCGCTTGCATCAACGGACTCAAGAAACAGGCTTCCCTTAGGAGAATTCACCAAGATATTGATGATCATTTTTTCATTTCTCGCCGTCCACTTATCCATCATAATGgaacaaccaaacttgttccattcTACTTTGTGCTCCTCCACGATTTTGTTCACCTCTGCCACCTCTTTTTTTAGATATGGCCCTCTAACttcatgatatgttggaggctTCATTCCTGGACCATATTGGCCTACGGCCTCAATAAAAGCAGAAAAAGTGTCGGtataattaacacaattaaaaGGAAGACCTGCATCATACATCCACTGCGCAAACATTGTAATTGCACGATCCCTCAAAATCGCTTTGGCATCAATTTGAGGATTACCACTTTTTCCTTCCTTATCTCCTGATTTTTGCGAGAAGTAACAATCCATAGGACCTTTGGTCTTCCCAGTAGATCCACAACTAGAAGACATTGGTTACATCCTTCCCCGCTTTTGTGATTTTGGTCGAAGCGACGAAGCATCGTCACCTTCTTCTGTTTCATCATCGTCATCAAGATTATACAGTTCTTATTCATGAATCATTTGAGTCTTTAACTCTCTCTTTTTATGAAGGAATGCTTTCAAATCTTCCCTCACATGCGATGGAACTTTAGGACAAGATGCGACATTTGGATCACCACCGATTAGATGCTCTTTTTGACGATAGATTCCTCCATTTGAAATCTTGTCACAAAAAAGACATCTAATTGTCATCTTGTTGGTCTCACAAACTCTTTCAGAGTAAGCCTAAGCCGAGTCTTTCCTATCTTCTTTTGGCGCCATTAAAAGAACAACTACATAACACATAAGAAAGGCAATAAGAACTAAGAATAAAGGATATAAAAAATCAGAGGAATTCTCTGTTAATAACTGAAAAATTGGGCAGTAAAATTCTGGAAAAATTGGGCAGTAAAATTCTGGAAAATATTCGCCAGCATTTCACCGCTTTTTGGACGtttagaaagaagaaaaagaaggagaaggagaaggagaaggagaaggagaaggagaaggaggaggatcaggataaggagaaggagaaggaggaggatcaggagaaggaggagggggaggaggaGGAGTAGAAGAAGTAGAAGGAGAAGTAGAAGTCCAGAGCAGTGTTTAATCAAAAAaacttatttttaataaaatagggTTGGGTGTTTTAATATAGAGAAGCGGACGCTTCATCTCTTCGCTTCGCTTTACCCGCTTCTCGCTTTTTACAGAGAAGCGGTCACTTTTACTGACCTGAGTCGCTTCACCTTGCTGAAGCGCTGCCTTTCAAGCTTCGCCTCGCTTCTCGCTTAAAGCGATGAAGCGGGCGCTTTTTTAAACACTggtatatggtagctatagggAGTTAATAGCCACTAgacaatagtggtttctgaaaatttctctaaAACATCAATTAAAACATTATACGCGACTTAAATAAAGATAAGGTTTGACTAATTCAGTTGACCTAACAAAAGCTAAAGCTAGAGTTATGGTGATCATACTATTCAACTATTGTTAGATCTATGTTTATTTTAGTGATGCAAAATAACACATCTTTTATATGCAGAAACACTCCTGAAGCAATGGAAAGGAAGTAAATCAATCAAGGATTTGGTAGAAGATTAATGGAGATACTCCTAAAGCAATGGAAAGGAAGAATCGAAGATTTGAGACTAAAAAGGAAGGAGTAGCAGAAATTCAAAGGGAAAATCAATCAAGGATTTGGTAGAAGATTAAGAGAGGATATTATAGGAAAgaccttaattaaaggaagtcatGATCGCGAAACTATGCACTGAAGATTCCTCCATCAAAGGACGACAATCAAAAGCCGGAATCAAGGGATCTGATTTGATACTTGAATATCTGCTCAGCAAAGAAAAAATCCAATCAAGACCACAAGTCAAGAAAAATCAACAGAAGTAAtatcttattcttggaaagaatcactCTACGATTCCTTTATGGGATCAACTCCCTTGGGTTTGCAATCTCTCAAGATTCACGAGACAAGAAGATCTCGCggatgtatgtatatgtatgtgtgtgtatatatatatatatatatatatatatatatatatatatatatatatatatatatatatagcattgTAATCTTAGCAAAGTTTACTATGTAATcagtagagagaagaaagagagagaaaatattgGTAAGGCATTGTATCACGAGTGTACTTAGATTCAAATGTGAGTTGGTGTTCGAGATAACATCAACATAATTGTTTGAAACTTTCAATGAGCTTTGAAAATAGAACACCCTTGCAATCCAAGGAGGCTGgagtaggattcacattgaatccgaaccattATAAAAATTTTGGTGTCTTTAATTCCTATATTTTTACTTCTGGTTTTATTTAGATTCTGTCTTTATTTTCAGTCGACTAATTGGTAAACTAGTCAACTATTTAggatacaaaataaaaaatcgataattcaccccccccccctcGTACTTTCAATTGGAATCAGAACCAGTCTCACATATTTATCTTTTGCTTAATATctagtgagaaaagatcatgtcaAACCAAGTAGCTATTGGAGTACTCTTTCAAGAAGGGACATCGCAAGTAAGACCACTAATTTTCAATGGACAACACTTCTCTCATTGGAAGGTGCGCATGGAAATTTATGCAAAGTCCTATGATGTCAAAGTATGGCATGTTATCAAAAAGGGGAATAATCCACTTCTAGCAGCAGAACAACCACCCGTTGATTCTTAAGATATATATGACTACACTGACGAGCAAATGGTTGTTGTCCAAGTTAACGCTAAGGCACAAAACTTACTCTATAATACTATAAATGGAGAAGAATATGAGATAATTTCAAGCTATGATACCTCTAAGGAAATGTGGGACAAACTGGAAGTTACTTATGAAGGAACAAGCAAAGTGAAAGAAACTCGGATAAATTTGTTGGTTCACGATTATGAACTCTTCTAGATAAAAGAATGTgcaatgacccggccggtcattttaaatattataacctcgttcccccacttactactcaatttatgtcttgcaattaatttatgacttatcggattatttggttcgggtccggaatgaactcggagtgaaatgagacacttagtctcataatggaaaatttaagttagaaaagtgaaccggatatggacctatgtgtaaatgacctaggatttgaattttgataattctaatagctctgtaaggtgattttggacttgggagcgtgttcggaatattATTTCGAAgttcgtagaggaattaggcttgaaatgccaaaagtttaatttttgagaagtttgaccggggatttgactttttgatatcggggtcggaatctgattctgaaaatttgaatacctctgttatgtcatttatgacttgtgtgtaaaatttgaggtcaatcggacgtgagttgataggttccggagtcgtttgtagaaattagatattaggcttgaattggggtgtaattcatgattttagcgttgtttgaggtgatttgagggttcgactaagtccgtatgatattttaggactcgttggtatatttggtcgaggtcccgagaggctcgggtgagttttggatggttaacgaatcaaacaTTTGGACTTGAATAGCTGTtgaaattttctgatatctgataacgttttccttctacgcgatcgcgtgaatgcgtTTGCGATCGAGTAGGCTTATTTGGTCAGTGGGGGGTTTTTGTTCCACGCGATTGTGTGGGGATATTTGTGACCGCGTAGGATTAATGTGAGGCAGTGGCATTTTATGCTTCGCCATCGCGTGAAGCGGGATACGATCACGTAGCTCTGGaattttgtgactcgcgaacgcgtgacAAAGGTCTcgttcgcatagagtaagtgGAGCGGAGTAGAAGTCAcgcgttttgtgcttcgcgatcgcgtggactaGTCCGCAATCGCGTATATTTGTGATGTTGTGCATCACGATCGCGTGGGAAAGTCcgtgatcgcgtagagtaaaatctgggcgatggaaaattgttcttcgcaatcgcgtgggaatgttcgcgatcgcgtagggcaAATATCTGGGCAGACAGTTTAAGTTCTGcagtttttgacgatttggagctcggatcgagacgatttttgggtgattttcagaggaaacaacggggtaagtgttcttaactcaatattagttaaactacccgaatccatgattgtttttatcatttaattggtgaattgagttgggaaaatttgaaaaccctcttggtttaaattgaagatttgagggtcgagttgggttcagattttggtaaaattggtatggttaaactcgtggttgaatgagtttccggattttgtaacttttgtcgagttccgagacgtgggccccacgggcaatttttgagctaattttcagaattttatgtaaaatcattattttcttatggaattaattccaatgaattttattgacttaaACGAATTATTTAtaaccagattcgaggcgtttggagaccaattcacgaggaaagggcattgcagaataagaatttcacggcttgatgtaagtaacagttttaaatctggtcctgagggtattaaaccctggATTTTGGTATAAtgcgattattttggaggtgacacacatggtaggtgacgggcgtgcaccaaagggattgtgacttggtccgtcccgggaaactgtaaagttgaataatttgttgttagctatatgctctctatgtgttgataaaatttgactgtaaatcatgttagaaatcatgcttagactatgtgatagtactgttgggacccacagaggtcgcatACTTATTGAATTTCCTACTAAATGCTATATATACTCGGTCTcaatttttacttgcacattttatctcagtctctattattattattgatacatcatatcattattgtttgggcagatttcatgattattgagagcccgagagactggagagatttatgattgagtgaggccgagggcctgattgtgagatattgatactatagcatgtgagttgaccgtgcaggtccttatattatactatagcacgtgagttggccgtgcggatctttatatcatactatagcacgtgagttggccgtgtagcacgtgagttagccgtgcggatccttatattatactatagcacatgagttggcagtgcggatccaaatatttatattatggcacgtgagtctgtacacccccagtgagcgcgggtacccattgagagagTGATGAGGGATGGGAGcctagtgagtgattgttgtcctaagtggtcgtacttgattttcatttgttgttgcacttagttgctatctgtcattgttgtgaaatctctgaaagattgttgatatacggattacatgaacaggaactgtataaaaattaattttacatTAATTTGCctgatttgatagcatgtctattcttggCTAGAATTACTCGAAATGAAccataattgtgtagctcgttactatcttcaattccttatttattattgctacttgttgagttggttgtactcatactacaccctgcacttcgtgtgcagatccaggtattcccagACATAGCGGGTATTGATCCTTTCGCgtggttgattttcaggagattttgaggtagctgccgtattaCGCATACCTTGTCTCTCcatctctatctctttgttttacTGTATTTGATCTcaaactattatagactatatttttcagacttgtattcatattagatgctcatgtactcagtgatatcaggttttggggagtgtctgtattgtatttaaatattatattttcaaccttaaagagaagtttgggtttattgagattatcggcttgcctagtatcgagataggcgccatcacgacaggttgggattttgggtcgtgacaagttggtatcagagcctaggttacataggtctcacgagtcatgagcaagtttagtagaatcttgcagatcggtacggagacgtctgtacttatcttcgagaggctgcagaacccttaggaacaTTTTCatttcttgtattctgtcatgcgattttgttgattctggaaactaaatttctactattctattctctcatagatgacGAGAACACGTATTACCGGAtcagacggtcagccaccagtgccaccagttagggccgcgagaggccggggccgaggtagaggtcgaggtagaggtcgaggtgtaacTCATACCACAGTTGGAATAGCACTTGTAGTACCACTAGTTGTTCTAGCACAGGAGCAGATACCAGATGTAGGTGAGCCGACAGGATCAACTctggcaccagctgtgcccattgagattgcaggcattcaggagactttggcccagatattggcagcctacactggccttgctcaggtggtttcggcttagGCCGCACCTACCatttctcaggctgggggaggtactcatacccccgtttcccgtactccagaccaggtagtacatggacttcagataccaagggcactaccagcccaaccggttgcaactgctcaggccccggtaattcctgttatggcagatgatgagtgtcacacctcctttttcccgagggggataggggtttttttccaatttaagtgacattaatcgaaatgggattctTAATTTAAtctgagtcgccacttggaataatttatggtgtcccaagtcaccggtttattttagatcccaaatcgaggaagtttgactccgttaaaagtcaacaaaaatcagaagactaggtaaggaattctattaatacgggagaaggtattaggcattctcgAATTCCGTATTTTTAGCACGGTCGCGCAACTATTATTAATTGGCCTAGTTTTCTGATTTATTACGTATTTTAAACCTATTTgtacatttttaactttttagccacttttaattatttatagaATTATTTGGACAAGTCGCGATGTTACGCACTCGTTTGTTTTGTACACATTACGAatcacgtcacgggaaccgtacccacgatctacaacatgtttattttagttattgtttgaagttatgatcgggtcacatgaaatacgCATCCGAATTgtatttacgtatcgtgaccatgccacgggaatcGTACCCATGGCCACGATAATTCATTAAtcatgcctaaagcaaactacggtaTTCAAGAGTGAAGGTTCAAGAGTTATCAATAAAATTATGCTTATTCAACTCTCAATTCCATGAACCTCACTAGCagattatataaataatatatgagAGCCATACTTCAGATGATTGCAAATTAAATCTTGAACAACATAAGT
Proteins encoded in this window:
- the LOC107824999 gene encoding uncharacterized protein LOC107824999 — protein: MSSSCGSTGKTKGPMDCYFSQKSGDKEGKSGNPQIDAKAILRDRAITMFAQWMYDAGLPFNCVNYTDTFSAFIEAVGQYGPGMKPPTYHEVRGPYLKKEVAEVNKIVEEHKVEWNKFGCSIMMDKWTARNEKMIINILVNSPKGSLFLESVDASDSLTDSTKMPLLLNMMKRFTKQRSLVKPAKTRFATAFLILHRMYEQKSNLKKLFVLYEYTNNAYGREARGRESADIILSPSFWNNVVHALKIGGPLVKVLRLVDGEQRPPMGYLYEAMDRAKEAIQVSFSDQRKYKRVFEIIDKKWDSKLHSPLHAAGLVLNPELFYDNEERILGDEPLWNGYYECIEKLIPEESMQDKITEQFSIYRNTEQLFGKKHGD